The nucleotide window TGACCTCAGCGCCGGTAAACGCCACCACCAGCGCGCTCAGCAGCCCGATGGCCCCCACGCCCACATCGATTAGAATTTTGTCGCCAGCGCCGACGGCAACCGGCGGCACGATCCGCAGCGCCAGCCCCCACAGCAGCGCAAACAGGCCGATGCAGTAGGGGAGGCGATCGCGCATCAGCCCCCGAAATTCTTTGGCCGCGATCGCGGCAATGCGCCTGGCTGGCATGCGCTGGCTCCGCTCGCCAGGCCCGAGCTTACCCGCCGGTGCCTGCCCAGGCGGCAGCGCCTGCTAAAACGGAGGCAGGCTCACCCAATCCCCATGGCATGAAAAACCGAGAGGTGGCCTACGTCCTCTGGCTGCTGTGCCTGACCTCGCTATGCGGGCTCCACCGCATCTATCTGGGGCGCTACGCCAGCGGCATTGTTTACTTGCTAACCTTGGGCTTGTTCGGCATCGGCCAGCTGATCGATCTGGTTCTCATTCCTGGCATGGTGCGCGAAGAGAACCTCAAGCAAAAGGCCCTACGCCAGGAAGCTGCCCAAGCCGGTATTTTGGAAGGCACGGCCAGCGAAGAGCGCCTGGAGGTGCGCATCCTGCGCGTCTGCCGCGATCGCGATGGGGCCACGGTCAGCGATTGCGCCATCGAAACCGCCGCGAGTCCCGCGCGCGTCAAGGAAGTCCTGGCGCAGCTCATGCGCGAGGAGGCCGTCACCGTGGACAATCGCGCCAGCGACGGCGCGGTGGTCTATCGCGCCATTTAGGGGGTGTGCTAGGCTGCGGCTCCTCTAGCGGATCGCAAAAGCGGCCATGACCGGAACGGGAATCGGCATCCGCACCGCCCAAGCGCGCGCCGAGCGCGAGGTGGGCCAAATTCACCTCTACGACGGCGAGGGCAAGGGTAAATCGCAGGCCGCGCTGGGGGTGGTGCTGCGCACCATCGGCCTGGGCATTGGTGCGGATGCGCCCGCGCGCGTGCTGCTGCTGCGGTTTTTGAAAGGCCCGGATCGCAGTTACGACGAGGACGCCGCGATCGCGGCGCTGCAGGCCGGGTTCCCCCACCTGATCGACCAG belongs to Cyanobacteria bacterium QS_8_64_29 and includes:
- a CDS encoding TM2 domain-containing protein, which produces MKNREVAYVLWLLCLTSLCGLHRIYLGRYASGIVYLLTLGLFGIGQLIDLVLIPGMVREENLKQKALRQEAAQAGILEGTASEERLEVRILRVCRDRDGATVSDCAIETAASPARVKEVLAQLMREEAVTVDNRASDGAVVYRAI